One region of Bacteroidota bacterium genomic DNA includes:
- a CDS encoding DUF3298 domain-containing protein — protein sequence MIRTIFIVLICACVLMGCTNQNTPLSDKDVIVLDSANLSQQPNAKIHLPISFYKKFEGVIGSDTVLVDLTKKDTVLTVTYFDSRIGENSILYGRVGSDGTFDLFAIYHKEINFSGSFSNETSISGIWTDASTRDTLKFSMSEKTDNVIAVSFEELHRTNCRVRDKMESSGNSNASDSICSRIDLDFIKVAASTQEATQNMNKVITSMVCAFSNSRDKCNAIDELMNAVDSIKQEDAAYQLYIGCSLVTNESDILCVKVQQSLFMLDAAHPSSNGFYCNFDIKTGKQLTLDDLIQKKYMIQFNKLAEKKFGEENGYEEWSFPNGKFKLRSDFAITNTGLLFTYYPDEIGSYILGTPQIHIPYEDFQNMIKPNGLIQELMKNRKFLN from the coding sequence ATGATACGTACTATTTTCATCGTGTTGATTTGCGCATGTGTGTTAATGGGTTGTACGAATCAAAATACTCCCTTAAGCGACAAAGATGTCATAGTATTAGATTCTGCTAATCTCTCTCAACAACCCAATGCCAAAATTCATCTTCCTATATCTTTTTATAAAAAGTTTGAAGGGGTAATTGGAAGTGATACCGTTCTGGTTGATTTAACAAAAAAAGATACTGTTTTAACTGTTACGTATTTTGATAGTAGAATAGGAGAGAATAGCATTTTATATGGACGTGTTGGCTCGGATGGAACATTTGATTTATTTGCAATTTATCATAAAGAAATAAATTTTTCGGGCTCTTTTAGTAATGAGACATCCATTTCCGGAATTTGGACTGATGCTAGTACAAGAGATACGTTGAAGTTTAGTATGTCGGAAAAAACAGATAATGTAATTGCTGTTTCATTTGAAGAATTGCATCGCACGAATTGTAGGGTTAGGGATAAAATGGAGTCTTCCGGCAATTCTAATGCGAGCGATTCCATTTGCTCTAGAATAGACCTTGATTTCATTAAAGTAGCAGCTTCTACACAGGAGGCAACCCAAAATATGAATAAGGTAATTACATCAATGGTATGTGCTTTTAGCAATAGTAGAGACAAGTGTAATGCAATTGATGAATTAATGAACGCTGTAGATTCTATTAAGCAGGAAGATGCTGCATATCAACTTTACATTGGTTGCTCTTTAGTGACCAATGAAAGCGATATTTTATGTGTTAAAGTTCAACAATCACTATTTATGTTAGATGCAGCGCATCCAAGTAGTAATGGATTCTATTGCAACTTCGACATAAAAACTGGAAAGCAACTAACGCTTGATGACTTGATACAAAAAAAATATATGATTCAATTTAACAAACTTGCGGAGAAAAAATTTGGAGAAGAAAATGGATATGAAGAATGGAGTTTTCCGAATGGAAAGTTTAAACTAAGAAGTGACTTTGCAATAACAAATACCGGACTTTTATTTACATATTACCCCGATGAAATAGGCTCTTACATTTTAGGAACACCCCAAATACATATTCCATACGAAGATTTTCAAAATATGATTAAGCCCAATGGATTGATTCAGGAATTGATGAAGAATCGAAAATTTTTAAATTAA
- a CDS encoding VOC family protein — protein sequence MASINPHINFNGNAEEAFNFYKSVFGGEFTKFMRFKDLASDEFPVAEHEANKIMHIALPIGKSILMANDVPEILGRTNENENRSKIVISAESKEEADKLFNGLSVGGQIEMPISDSPWGSYFGMFRDKYGIEWMVDFDSNYKGQI from the coding sequence ATGGCAAGTATCAATCCTCACATTAACTTCAACGGAAATGCAGAAGAAGCATTCAACTTTTACAAATCAGTATTTGGCGGAGAGTTTACAAAATTCATGCGATTCAAAGATTTAGCAAGTGATGAATTCCCGGTAGCTGAGCACGAAGCAAATAAAATAATGCACATTGCCTTACCAATTGGCAAAAGTATTTTAATGGCTAATGATGTACCTGAAATATTGGGACGAACAAACGAAAATGAAAATAGAAGCAAAATTGTAATTAGTGCAGAAAGTAAAGAAGAGGCCGACAAATTATTCAATGGACTTTCGGTAGGCGGACAAATTGAGATGCCTATTTCTGATAGCCCCTGGGGTTCATATTTTGGAATGTTTAGAGATAAATATGGAATTGAATGGATGGTAGATTTTGACTCGAATTATAAGGGGCAAATTTAG